The Apium graveolens cultivar Ventura chromosome 6, ASM990537v1, whole genome shotgun sequence genome contains a region encoding:
- the LOC141668891 gene encoding uncharacterized protein LOC141668891 isoform X2: MTICGISNTSIEHIIISWSILLSNRSRWKSSIGATGYLNLSLPWENLPGSLIKSMRLMSLLPTTLAQGVHLGSTDTDTATRDGDTGYGTRGFVNYQSVLDTGHGKKKEVFERSSNHPGTPNQSFGVVKICYLYSLSSSLRFLIHVGLQRYVDTCVYYIYGGCQECKESFILRALCSFIG; encoded by the exons ATGACTATATGCGGGATATCAAACACTTCAATCGAGCATATCATTATATCATGGAGCATTCTGCTTTCAAATCGG TCTAGGTGGAAGTCAAGCATAGGGGCAACCGGATACTTGAACTTGAGTTTGCCTTGGGAGAACTTGCCAGGTTCTTTGATCAAGAGTATGAGGTTGATGTCACTGTTACCTACTACACTTGCTCAG GGCGTACATCTAGGAAGCACAGACACTGATACGGCGACACGGGATGGCGACACGGGATACGGGACACGGGGATTCGTCAATTATCAAAGTGTCCTGGATACGGGACACGGCAAAAAAAA GGAGGTTTTTGAGAGGAGCTCAAATCATCCtggaactccaaatcagtcattCGGTGTTGTGAAAATTTGTTATTTATACAGTTTAAGTTCCAGCCTGAGGTTTTTGATACATGTGGGACTTCAGAGGTACGTAGATACatgtgtatattatatatatggCGGTTGTCAAGAGTGTAAGGAATCATTTATACTACGAGCATTGTGTTCTTTTATAGGATGA
- the LOC141668891 gene encoding uncharacterized protein LOC141668891 isoform X5 gives MTICGISNTSIEHIIISWSILLSNRSRWKSSIGATGYLNLSLPWENLPGSLIKSMRLMSLLPTTLAQGVHLGSTDTDTATRDGDTGYGTRGFVNYQSVLDTGHGKKNFAGRFLRGAQIILELQISHSVL, from the exons ATGACTATATGCGGGATATCAAACACTTCAATCGAGCATATCATTATATCATGGAGCATTCTGCTTTCAAATCGG TCTAGGTGGAAGTCAAGCATAGGGGCAACCGGATACTTGAACTTGAGTTTGCCTTGGGAGAACTTGCCAGGTTCTTTGATCAAGAGTATGAGGTTGATGTCACTGTTACCTACTACACTTGCTCAG GGCGTACATCTAGGAAGCACAGACACTGATACGGCGACACGGGATGGCGACACGGGATACGGGACACGGGGATTCGTCAATTATCAAAGTGTCCTGGATACGGGACACGGCAAAAAAAA TTTTGCAGGGAGGTTTTTGAGAGGAGCTCAAATCATCCtggaactccaaatcagtcattCGGTGTTGTGA
- the LOC141668891 gene encoding uncharacterized protein LOC141668891 isoform X3 — translation MTICGISNTSIEHIIISWSILLSNRVEVKHRGNRILELEFALGELARFFDQEYEGVHLGSTDTDTATRDGDTGYGTRGFVNYQSVLDTGHGKKKEVFERSSNHPGTPNQSFGVVKICYLYSLSSSLRFLIHVGLQRYVDTCVYYIYGGCQECKESFILRALCSFIG, via the exons ATGACTATATGCGGGATATCAAACACTTCAATCGAGCATATCATTATATCATGGAGCATTCTGCTTTCAAATCGG GTGGAAGTCAAGCATAGGGGCAACCGGATACTTGAACTTGAGTTTGCCTTGGGAGAACTTGCCAGGTTCTTTGATCAAGAGTATGAG GGCGTACATCTAGGAAGCACAGACACTGATACGGCGACACGGGATGGCGACACGGGATACGGGACACGGGGATTCGTCAATTATCAAAGTGTCCTGGATACGGGACACGGCAAAAAAAA GGAGGTTTTTGAGAGGAGCTCAAATCATCCtggaactccaaatcagtcattCGGTGTTGTGAAAATTTGTTATTTATACAGTTTAAGTTCCAGCCTGAGGTTTTTGATACATGTGGGACTTCAGAGGTACGTAGATACatgtgtatattatatatatggCGGTTGTCAAGAGTGTAAGGAATCATTTATACTACGAGCATTGTGTTCTTTTATAGGATGA
- the LOC141668891 gene encoding uncharacterized protein LOC141668891 isoform X1 — MNREIVYPFTGYNLIPVYKLHKNEYGKKAESCNKLMAGMYQIGMYQIVMGGLLTEIWPTKCVYNFLDKSVELSSLCEITGVSLVKSTSLVVKTQQPLCVSGPEGFLIPPKAHGNILKLINENTTLLRWECTQSGIDMGLLRLVHKIDLDRSKELIVMFDLLCLMVIFSMAACNVLISTGNTSVKEAIHVNGNLHEVNSLELICSLVKWLTPMMSMSVIIWTRMLYFSPSYASIKLLKANIFDIAFNMNPLSMGSSGLSSRSWLLSGRLAKKISIDCEQNESYCPFLILVWDFTKQLVETKAENDVVLAFVIFSIQYDLVNYEYWNYKMKDVWWKGMRKWKML, encoded by the coding sequence ATGAATAGAGAAATTGTATATCCTTTTACTGGGTATAATTTGATTCCAGTTTATAAGCTACATAAAAATGAATATGGGAAGAAAGCGGAATCATGTAATAAATTAATGGCAGGAATGTATCAAATAGGAATGTATCAAATAGTAATGGGTGGGTTGCTTACAGAAATATGGCCTACAAAATGCGTGTACAATTTTCTTGATAAGTCTGTTGAATTATCATCATTGTGTGAGATAACTGGAGTTTCTCTGGTCAAGAGTACTTCATTGGTTGTCAAAACTCAACAACCTTTATGTGTTTCTGGCCCTGAAGGGTTCCTCATTCCTCCTAAAGCGCATGGcaatattttaaaattgattaaTGAAAATACTACTCTTTTACGCTGGGAGTGCACACAATCTGGAATTGATATGGGGCTATTAAGATTGGTACACAAGATAGACCTGGATAGGTCTAAGGAGCTCATTGTAATGTTTGACTTGCTCTGCCTAATGGTCATATTCAGCATGGCCGCATGCAATGTTCTCATCAGCACCGGAAATACATCAGTTAAGGAAGCTATTCATGTGAATGGGAACTTACATGAAGTGAATTCGCTGGAACTTATCTGCTCATTAGTCAAATGGTTAACTCCAATGATGTCGATGAGTGTTATTATATGGACAAGGATGTTATACTTCTCTCCATCGTATGCTTCTATAAAGTTGTTAAAGGCGAACATCTTTGATATTGCCTTCAACATGAATCCTTTAAGTATGGGCTCTAGTGGTTTATCAAGCCGCTCATGGTTGTTGTCAGGGAGACTTGCTAAAAAGATTTCGATTGATTGCGAGCAGAACGAGAGTTACTGTCCATTTTTAATTTTAGTGTGGGACTTCACTAAACAACTTGTTGAGACTAAAGCAGAAAATGACGTTGTTCTGGCATTTGTTATTTTCTCCATCCAGTACGATTTAGTTAATTATGAATACTGGAATTACAAAATGAAGGATGTTTGGTGGAAGGGGATGCGAAAGTGGAAGATGCTTTAA
- the LOC141668891 gene encoding uncharacterized protein LOC141668891 isoform X6 — translation MTICGISNTSIEHIIISWSILLSNRSRWKSSIGATGYLNLSLPWENLPGSLIKSMRLMSLLPTTLAQFCREVFERSSNHPGTPNQSFGVVKICYLYSLSSSLRFLIHVGLQRMKTVG, via the exons ATGACTATATGCGGGATATCAAACACTTCAATCGAGCATATCATTATATCATGGAGCATTCTGCTTTCAAATCGG TCTAGGTGGAAGTCAAGCATAGGGGCAACCGGATACTTGAACTTGAGTTTGCCTTGGGAGAACTTGCCAGGTTCTTTGATCAAGAGTATGAGGTTGATGTCACTGTTACCTACTACACTTGCTCAG TTTTGCAGGGAGGTTTTTGAGAGGAGCTCAAATCATCCtggaactccaaatcagtcattCGGTGTTGTGAAAATTTGTTATTTATACAGTTTAAGTTCCAGCCTGAGGTTTTTGATACATGTGGGACTTCAGAG GATGAAGACAGTTGGTTGA
- the LOC141668891 gene encoding uncharacterized protein LOC141668891 isoform X4, translated as MTICGISNTSIEHIIISWSILLSNRSRWKSSIGATGYLNLSLPWENLPGSLIKSMRLMSLLPTTLAQGVHLGSTDTDTATRDGDTGYGTRGFVNYQSVLDTGHGKKKEVFERSSNHPGTPNQSFGVVKICYLYSLSSSLRFLIHVGLQRMKTVG; from the exons ATGACTATATGCGGGATATCAAACACTTCAATCGAGCATATCATTATATCATGGAGCATTCTGCTTTCAAATCGG TCTAGGTGGAAGTCAAGCATAGGGGCAACCGGATACTTGAACTTGAGTTTGCCTTGGGAGAACTTGCCAGGTTCTTTGATCAAGAGTATGAGGTTGATGTCACTGTTACCTACTACACTTGCTCAG GGCGTACATCTAGGAAGCACAGACACTGATACGGCGACACGGGATGGCGACACGGGATACGGGACACGGGGATTCGTCAATTATCAAAGTGTCCTGGATACGGGACACGGCAAAAAAAA GGAGGTTTTTGAGAGGAGCTCAAATCATCCtggaactccaaatcagtcattCGGTGTTGTGAAAATTTGTTATTTATACAGTTTAAGTTCCAGCCTGAGGTTTTTGATACATGTGGGACTTCAGAG GATGAAGACAGTTGGTTGA